From the genome of Varibaculum prostatecancerukia, one region includes:
- a CDS encoding ATP-binding protein has translation MKKRNVINLIRYHEDKNESAFRAEASEIARDFEVAGDVELAAYIMALISDANAFVPQTLGEGGKDFLRPLESASAPLPLPDAIAMDVTGVCNAISHNIGVNKFLFQGPPGSGKTQTSRQIARITNRDLYLVDFNAVIDSKLGQTGKNIGRLFAEINEMRHPDKAVVLFDEIDALALDRVNHHDVREMGRATSALLKELDSLNEQVVLIATTNLYEELDKALVRRFDSIIDFGRYSRDDLLEISEVMLSGLLDKFKNVARNMRLFRKIMNQMPEIPYPGELENMLRTSLAFSKPGDLYDYLRRLYSQACPDTSIRDYAKLSQQGFTLREIEVLSQVPKTTISRELREVRGE, from the coding sequence TTGAAGAAACGCAATGTTATCAATCTGATTAGGTATCACGAAGATAAAAATGAATCGGCCTTCCGCGCCGAGGCGTCAGAAATCGCTCGTGACTTTGAGGTTGCCGGTGACGTGGAGTTAGCCGCGTATATTATGGCTCTTATTTCGGACGCTAACGCTTTTGTTCCACAAACGCTAGGGGAGGGCGGAAAAGATTTTCTCCGGCCTCTGGAGTCTGCCTCAGCGCCATTGCCTCTTCCGGACGCTATAGCCATGGACGTGACCGGTGTATGCAATGCAATATCCCACAATATTGGGGTGAATAAGTTTTTGTTCCAAGGCCCCCCGGGCTCGGGGAAGACCCAAACGTCTCGTCAAATCGCCAGAATAACTAATCGTGACCTTTATCTGGTCGATTTTAACGCGGTTATTGATAGCAAACTTGGGCAAACGGGCAAGAATATTGGTCGCCTTTTTGCAGAAATAAACGAGATGCGGCATCCCGATAAAGCAGTGGTCTTGTTCGATGAAATAGATGCATTAGCGCTCGACCGGGTAAACCACCATGATGTCCGGGAAATGGGGAGAGCTACTTCGGCATTATTAAAGGAACTCGACTCTCTAAATGAACAGGTGGTATTGATAGCCACTACAAATCTTTATGAGGAGCTAGATAAAGCCCTCGTCAGAAGATTTGATTCCATTATTGATTTTGGTCGCTACAGCCGGGATGACCTGTTAGAAATTTCCGAAGTGATGCTGAGTGGATTGTTGGACAAGTTCAAAAATGTGGCACGCAATATGCGCTTGTTCCGAAAAATCATGAATCAAATGCCAGAGATTCCCTATCCGGGAGAACTTGAGAATATGCTGCGAACTTCGCTTGCCTTCAGTAAACCGGGTGATCTCTACGATTATCTGCGCCGTCTTTACTCTCAGGCTTGTCCAGATACTTCTATTAGAGATTATGCAAAACTGAGTCAGCAGGGTTTCACGTTGCGAGAAATTGAAGTGCTTTCCCAGGTGCCAAAGACAACTATTTCCCGGGAACTACGGGAGGTGCGTGGTGAATAA